CCGTTCGGCCGCGCCGGCGGTCCGGTAGGCGTCCTCCTCCGCGCGTGCCTCCTCGGCGTCGTACTCGAACGTGCCCGCGTCGCGAGTCATCGGTGGAGTCGGGGTCCACGACTCCCGGCGACGAGAAAAGCCCGGCGGGACGAACGGTCGTCAGGGGAGGTCGATCTCGACGCCGTGCTGCTCGCTCGCGGCCTTCACCGTGTTGTACAGCAACATCGCGCGCGTCATCGGGCCGACGCCGCCGGGAACGGGCGTGATGGCGCCCGCCTTGTCCGCGACCTCGTCGTAGGCCACGTCGCCGACGAGCGTCGACTCGCCGTCGCGTTCGACGCGGTTGATCCCCACGTCGATGACGGTCGCGTCCTCCGAGATCATGTCCGCGGTGATGAACTCGGGAATGCCCGCGGCGGCGACGACGATGTCCGCCCGGCGGGTGTGGCTCGCGAGGTCGTCCGTCCGGGAGTGACATACCGTCGTGGTCGCGTTCCCGCCCTCGCCGCGGCCGAACAGGAGGTTCGCCATCGGCTTGCCGACGATGTCCGAGCGGCCGACGACGACCGCCTCCTTCCCCTCGGAGTCCACGTCCGCGGCCGCGAGCAGGCGCTGGATGCCGTGGGGCGTGCAGGGCTTGAACCGCGGGTTGCCGGCGACGAGTCGCCCGACGTTCTCCGGGTGGAACCCGTCAACGTCCTTCGCGGGATTGACCGACCGGAGGACGCGCCGTGTGTCGACCTGGTCCACGACCGGCATCTGGACGAGGATGCCGTGGACCGAGTCGTCGGCGTTCAGCTCGTCGACGGTGTCGTACAGCTCCTGTGCGGGCGCGTCGTCGTCCACGTCGACGTGGATCCCCCGAATCCCGACCTCCTCGCAGTCGTTCTGCTTCATCGAGACGTACGTCTCGCTCGCGGGGTCATCGCTCATCAACACGGTCGCCAGCGCCGGCTCCACGCCCTCCCGCTGCAGCGTCTCCACGCACTCGGCGACGCCGTCGCGGATCTCGGCGGCGACGGCGTTGCCGTCGATGTCGGTCATGGTGGATCGGGCGGCGGCGACGCGTAAGAATCCTCGGGTTCGTGCACAACAGAGTAAGAAAAACCGGATGAGTACGCAGAAACGTGGATCGGATTCGGTCGCCTACTCGTACAGCGGGTGCGCGTCGGTCAGCTCGTCGACGCGATCGCGCACCTCGGCGATCACCGACTCGTCCCCGACGTTGTCGACGACCCGGTGGATGAGGTCGCCGACCTCGCGGCAGTCGGCCTCGTCGAAGCCGCGGGTGGCGAGCGCAGGGGTGCCCGCGCGGATGCCCGAGGGGTCGAACGGCGAGCGCGTCTCGCCGGGCACCGTGTTCGCGTTGAGGACGATGCCGGCGTCGGCGAGCGCCTCCTCGGCGTCGCCGCCGGAGGTGTCGGGGTGTGACTCCCGGAGGTCGACGAGCACGAGGTGGGTGTCGGTGCCGCCGGAGACGACCTCCAGCCCGTTGTCCTCGAAGGAGTCGGCGAGCGCCTCGGCGTTGTCGACGACCTGCCGGGCGTACTCCCCGAACTCGGGCTCGAGGGCCTCGCCGAACCCGACTGCCTTGCCCGCGATGTTGTGCATCAGGGGGCCCCCCTGCCCGCCGGGGAAGACGGCGGCGTCGACGTCGTCGGCGTGCTCCTCGCCGCACATGACGATGCCGCCGCGGCCCGCGCGGATCGTCTTGTGGGTCGAGCCGGTAACGAAGTCGGCGACGCCGACGGGCGAGTCGTGGACGCCCGCGGCGACGAGCCCGGTGATGTGGGCGATGTCCGCGAGGTGGTACGCGTCGACCGCGTCCGCGACCGTCTGAATGCGCTCCCACTCGACCTCCCGCGGGTACGCGGAGTACCCCGAGACGATGATGTCGGGGTCGAACTCGTCGGCCTGCTCGGCGAGCGCCTCGTAGTCGATGTACCCCGTCTCGGGGTCGACGCCGTACTGCTCGACCTCGAACAGCTGACCGGTGAAGTTCGCGGGGTGGCCGTGGCTGAGGTGGCCGCCGTGTTCGAGTTCGAGCGAGAGGATCTTGTCGCCGGGGTCCAGCGTGGCGAGGTACACCGCCATGTTCGCCTGCGTGCCGGAGTGCGGCTGGACGTTGACGTGCTCGGCGCCCCACAGCTCCTTCGCGCGCTCGATGGCGAGCTCCTCGACCTCGTCGGCGTAC
This genomic stretch from Halobaculum roseum harbors:
- a CDS encoding tetrahydrofolate dehydrogenase/cyclohydrolase catalytic domain-containing protein, with translation MTDIDGNAVAAEIRDGVAECVETLQREGVEPALATVLMSDDPASETYVSMKQNDCEEVGIRGIHVDVDDDAPAQELYDTVDELNADDSVHGILVQMPVVDQVDTRRVLRSVNPAKDVDGFHPENVGRLVAGNPRFKPCTPHGIQRLLAAADVDSEGKEAVVVGRSDIVGKPMANLLFGRGEGGNATTTVCHSRTDDLASHTRRADIVVAAAGIPEFITADMISEDATVIDVGINRVERDGESTLVGDVAYDEVADKAGAITPVPGGVGPMTRAMLLYNTVKAASEQHGVEIDLP
- the glyA gene encoding serine hydroxymethyltransferase encodes the protein MEYPAVRETDPAVADALEGEVRRQQDTLAMIASENHVSEAVLEAQGSALTNKYAEGYPGARYYAGCEYADEVEELAIERAKELWGAEHVNVQPHSGTQANMAVYLATLDPGDKILSLELEHGGHLSHGHPANFTGQLFEVEQYGVDPETGYIDYEALAEQADEFDPDIIVSGYSAYPREVEWERIQTVADAVDAYHLADIAHITGLVAAGVHDSPVGVADFVTGSTHKTIRAGRGGIVMCGEEHADDVDAAVFPGGQGGPLMHNIAGKAVGFGEALEPEFGEYARQVVDNAEALADSFEDNGLEVVSGGTDTHLVLVDLRESHPDTSGGDAEEALADAGIVLNANTVPGETRSPFDPSGIRAGTPALATRGFDEADCREVGDLIHRVVDNVGDESVIAEVRDRVDELTDAHPLYE